The segment GACTTTGAGGTTGTCTTCTTCGTACCTtccaaagaaaaaacagaaagatTCAAAGACATATAACGCAATTATTACACGCGAGGTTACTTTCATTATTTTCACGGACGTAACAGTTTAAAAttacacaaacataaaataaagaaaaaaatctaaatggaAGGGATAAAAACGTAGTTTTACCTTCCGGCTTTCACGTAGATAATAGTCCGGTGAGGACTGTACTGAGGAGCTTTCTTGATGGCTTCCGAAATAGTCTTGCACGTGCCGTTGCCGTCTTTCGAGACGATGATATCAGCTTGAATCTGAGACACTGGCATTTCGAGTATCTCACGCTCTCTTCTCTTGGTCCATCTCGGGAACTTCGAGTTCTTGTCCCCTCCTACTTCAAGAAGCCTCCTGTTCTGTATCGGCACTCCGGCGAAATCGTCGCCGCTACTGCTCGCCGCGAATATCGCCAAACAGTTGCTGACGAGCTCCGAGAGATTCTTGAGCGACGCCGTCATCTGATCCTTCACTCCGCCGTCGTTTACGCCGTCGAACCCTTCCGCGCAGGTGTCGTGGTTCGTCAGAGCCGAGCTCAGCCATGTCATCACGTCTTGCGGCTTCGTTTGGCCGCCGGAGACGGAGGATAGTGCGCGTGAGAGCGCGTCGACGGAATCGTCTAGCAGCTCGATGCATGCATCGTAGGCTGAGCGGACACGTGGGGGCATGTCGAGGACAGATAAAGAGGAGGATGAGTAGAGTGCGCGGTTGAAGTGGTGGAGCGTCATGTTCACCGTCACGTGGAGCAGGTTGTTGTCGGAAGAGGAGGCGAGTGTGCCGGGGAAGTCCATGAGTGAGTCAACGCATAGTTCTGGGAAACGAGCCAAGTCGCAAGCTTTTGAGATTGCTTGGCTTGGTTTCCGAGCTAGGCCTGGGACGTGCTGGGGGGATTTGAGTTGTGATCCGAATACTGAGGCGGGGAGCATTAGTGTGAAGGCTACGACGATTAAAGACATTAGAAGCTTCTTTCTTGTCGGTTGTGCTGACATGGGGACATGGTTTATGTTCGGAGCCAGAGCTGTGGTGGTTCTCACCGAACAACTTGTTTTGGAGGTTCCGAGTCTTTCGCAACCCATTTTGTTCTCgttgtattttcttttcttgtggTTTACATTCCAAATGATgcaagtgtatatatatatgagtgagTGAGTCTGGTGAAGTATATAAAGGAGAGTAGTGGTGATACTGGTGGGGACACGCGTCATTGAACTATTCATTTAACATAAGAATAAAAATTGCGTTATTTATTTGCTTGTGGTCGAATTTAAGTTGCTTGTGCTTATCATCGTTTGTTAGTGTGAGGTTATTCTTTCCAGTCGATGTTTGTTAGTAAGCTTTTGTTACTCGTCGAGATGAGTAAAAATAGGTGTGGGATTTTGAACCCAACCGAATTTGGTGAACCAAACTGAACTgaattttttcagttttggtttatattcaatttataaatttagCTTCATTTGATAGATTACAGAAAAATTCAGTTGTTGGGTTGGTTCAATTCAATAATTGGTTAGTTCAGTTTTGTACttctttttttacaaattttgacCAAATTATTTCAtctaaaattttgaacaaaaataacGGACTAACTAAAATTGACCAATAAATTACTAGAGAACATACGCTTGTCCGAGAGATTCTTAAGTGACATTTTGTGCAAAACCAAAGGATTACATATCAAAATAGTGTTGACAGAAAATTACTGATTATGAGTGCTACGCTAAATTATTTAGTGTCGAATTGTATAGTACATTACATATAAACCTTGAAATTGATctagtattattatatatgtgcAGTGTGCATATTAAAGAGCATGAGCTGGCATCTACAAATCAAGTGTAAACTTGTTGAAAATTGAAATGATAGTGACACTACAGACTCATCCCATTATTTTATGGTTTTTCCTTTATTATTTCAAGACTTTGAAACAGTTTTATAAACACTAAAACAGTTAACATGCATTAATTAAATCCTATTATTGTTTCAACATCAACCTAACAGGAAAAGAAGGAAACCACGACTCAGCTAATGCCAGAATGCGACTAAAAAGACCCCATTGTTTCTGATTACATAGACATCTCACGttgttttttcatttaaatgttttcaaacttTGTCATAATTTTAAACCGAGTGCTTTAAATTAAATCCAGCTAAGTTATCTAAAATAGATGGACCTACATTTCCATAATCAAACACTAGTACGATCCTGCGACTTCTTAGTTAAATTCGTGATGATATATAACTAGGATTCATTATTAAACTAACACATAACAGTTCGGACTCGAatcataaaaaattacaaatgatATTATGTGAAACTCATACAAATTCTGAAAACCCTTtggcaaaagaaagaaaagaaacttaTACAAATTCGATCATGCAAGTATGTAACTGTCTACAAGAATGTATTTGATCTtgtgtattaattttttatgcAGTGAGACTGGGACCAACGTACACAATTAGCTTTGCATAAATACTTGTAACATTTATGATATATCTAGacatttctttttgttaaaaatgtgaataccatttaaaataaaaataaaaattgaggTTTACAGGTATTTCAGTAAATACATCCAACCAACTCTATTTCTTTACAAAACTTCTACCACGTAATTttggaattttcaaaaacatatcaggctgacaaaaaaaaaaaatttgatagcAAACATGACTAGAAGCAATGATAAATTCCTGAAAACCCAAAAAAGCTCGAGCCGAGATGGGCACAATAGGAGAGATACAAAGACAAATTGTGATGATGTAAAAAGCAAACAATAAGCTTATATCATCCGACTGTCCGAACATTAAACCATTTCTCTTAAGAGGTAGGAAGAGCCCACTCAAAAACTCATTCAAAGTCCAACATATGTGTTCAATtgaaaccaaaatcaaatccaaaGACTGGATTACACTAACCATCAGAGCCTAATAGCGTTTTACTTACTCTACCGGATTCATCC is part of the Raphanus sativus cultivar WK10039 chromosome 5, ASM80110v3, whole genome shotgun sequence genome and harbors:
- the LOC108863277 gene encoding probable pectinesterase/pectinesterase inhibitor 34, which translates into the protein MNSSMTRVPTSITTTLLYILHQTHSLIYIYTCIIWNVNHKKRKYNENKMGCERLGTSKTSCSVRTTTALAPNINHVPMSAQPTRKKLLMSLIVVAFTLMLPASVFGSQLKSPQHVPGLARKPSQAISKACDLARFPELCVDSLMDFPGTLASSSDNNLLHVTVNMTLHHFNRALYSSSSLSVLDMPPRVRSAYDACIELLDDSVDALSRALSSVSGGQTKPQDVMTWLSSALTNHDTCAEGFDGVNDGGVKDQMTASLKNLSELVSNCLAIFAASSSGDDFAGVPIQNRRLLEVGGDKNSKFPRWTKRREREILEMPVSQIQADIIVSKDGNGTCKTISEAIKKAPQYSPHRTIIYVKAGRYEEDNLKVGRKKINLMFVGDGKGKTIISGGKSIFDNMTTFHTATFAATGAGFIARDITFENWAGPAKHQAVALRVGADHAVIYRCNIIGYQDTLYVHSNRQFFRECDIYGTVDFIFGNAAVVLQNCSIYARKPMDFQKNTITAQNRKDPNQNTGMSIHASRILATPDLQATNGTFQTYLGRPWKQFSRTVYMLSYIEKHVHTRGWLEWNTSSFALDTLYYGEYLNTGPGSALAQRVKWPGYRVINSTAEANRFTVAEFIYGSSWLPSTGVSFLAGLNI